In Numidum massiliense, a single genomic region encodes these proteins:
- the pyrR gene encoding bifunctional pyr operon transcriptional regulator/uracil phosphoribosyltransferase PyrR, producing the protein MQKKNVILDEAAMRRALTRIAHEIVEKNKGITDCVLVGIKTRGVPLSERLAARISDIEGQDVPVGQLDITLYRDDLSEKTADPVVKGNDIPVPVTGKHVILVDDVLFTGRTVRAAMDALIDLGRPRTVQLAVLVDRGHRELPIRADYIGKNVPTAKTEVIKVAVQEIEGTDEVVIKR; encoded by the coding sequence TTGCAAAAGAAAAATGTCATTCTCGATGAAGCGGCGATGCGGCGGGCGTTGACACGGATTGCCCACGAAATCGTAGAAAAAAACAAAGGAATCACCGATTGTGTGTTAGTCGGGATTAAGACGCGTGGGGTGCCGCTCTCTGAGCGACTAGCGGCGCGCATTAGCGACATCGAAGGGCAAGATGTTCCAGTGGGTCAGCTGGACATTACGCTGTACCGTGACGACTTGAGTGAAAAAACGGCAGACCCGGTCGTAAAAGGGAATGATATTCCCGTTCCCGTCACGGGAAAGCACGTCATACTCGTCGACGATGTGTTGTTTACTGGACGGACGGTGCGCGCGGCGATGGATGCGCTCATCGACCTCGGGCGGCCGCGCACGGTTCAGTTAGCGGTCCTCGTCGACCGCGGACACCGCGAACTACCGATTCGCGCCGATTACATCGGCAAAAATGTCCCGACAGCGAAGACGGAGGTCATTAAAGTTGCCGTGCAAGAAATCGAAGGGACGGACGAAGTCGTCATTAAACGGTAA
- a CDS encoding TAXI family TRAP transporter solute-binding subunit translates to MRRYGAALLCGLLSLLLVSACTMGTGTGIGGDGEKKREKQDASSKPIFNNRGTGVVSILEKQAKDALSITIASGGQSGVYYAVGDALGKLYEQALGVTASVQATASSVENIHLLAQGHAQLALIGSDAAVRAYEGAAPFTKKMDRFQAIAALYPNYVQLVTTSDTGIGQVSDLAGKKVAVGALNSVVEQNAREVLAAFGLAYDDFEAEFLPYAEAVDGLKNGTVDAAFVISGLPNSEIVDSLLTEDIYVVPLTGSAMIELQKEHPYYIQGFIPAHTYRNESDVPTVAIMNVLVASRELDEETVYQLTKTFFSKMAVIQNAHVVTRNLTMTGAKDFLPIPLHPGAERFYKERGMK, encoded by the coding sequence GTGCGAAGGTACGGGGCGGCTCTGCTTTGTGGTCTTCTTAGTTTGCTACTCGTGTCGGCGTGTACGATGGGGACGGGAACGGGTATAGGCGGCGACGGCGAAAAAAAACGCGAGAAACAGGATGCAAGTTCTAAACCGATTTTTAATAATAGGGGGACAGGTGTCGTCTCAATCCTTGAAAAGCAAGCAAAAGACGCGCTGTCGATTACGATTGCATCAGGCGGTCAATCGGGCGTCTACTATGCAGTCGGCGATGCGTTAGGGAAGTTGTATGAACAAGCGTTAGGCGTGACAGCGTCGGTTCAAGCGACGGCGTCGTCGGTGGAAAATATTCATCTACTCGCACAAGGCCACGCGCAATTGGCGCTCATTGGCAGCGACGCAGCGGTGCGCGCCTACGAGGGCGCCGCGCCTTTTACTAAAAAAATGGATCGCTTTCAAGCGATTGCCGCGCTCTATCCAAATTACGTGCAGCTCGTGACGACGAGTGATACGGGAATCGGGCAAGTTTCCGACCTCGCCGGAAAAAAAGTGGCCGTTGGGGCGCTAAACAGTGTCGTCGAACAAAATGCGCGCGAAGTGTTGGCGGCCTTCGGGCTTGCGTACGACGATTTTGAGGCGGAGTTCCTTCCTTACGCGGAAGCAGTAGACGGCTTAAAAAACGGCACGGTCGATGCGGCATTCGTCATTTCTGGGCTCCCGAATTCGGAAATAGTTGATTCGTTACTTACGGAAGATATTTATGTCGTGCCACTGACTGGTTCGGCAATGATCGAGTTGCAAAAAGAGCATCCTTACTATATCCAAGGTTTTATTCCGGCGCATACGTATAGAAATGAAAGTGACGTTCCGACCGTGGCGATTATGAACGTGCTCGTCGCTAGTCGCGAGCTAGACGAAGAGACGGTTTATCAGTTGACGAAGACATTTTTTAGTAAAATGGCCGTCATCCAAAATGCGCACGTCGTCACGCGCAACCTTACAATGACCGGGGCGAAGGACTTTTTGCCGATCCCGCTCCATCCCGGCGCGGAAAGGTTTTATAAGGAACGCGGAATGAAATGA
- a CDS encoding RluA family pseudouridine synthase: protein MNEEGTVCWCVDEAAAGERVDKYVARQGEWSRAVVQRWIEEERVTSGGRAVKANYRLQAGEKICLHVPAPVTHTIEPEAVPLDIVYEDDDVLIVNKPRGMVVHPAPGNVAGTLVNALLAHCDHLSGINGDLRPGIVHRIDKDTSGLLMVAKTDAAHESLAQQLAAHTVKREYMAIVHGKIGHAKGTIDAPIGRHPKNRKEMAVVHNNGKRAVTHFNVIEYFPDFTFVVCRLETGRTHQIRVHMAYIGHPLLGDPKYGSRKRTIVGDRISGQALHAATLGFVHPRSGEQLQFHAPVPQDMEDTLAKLRAASRG, encoded by the coding sequence GTGAACGAAGAAGGAACGGTTTGCTGGTGCGTCGATGAGGCTGCCGCTGGCGAACGAGTCGATAAATATGTGGCGCGGCAAGGGGAGTGGTCGCGTGCCGTCGTGCAAAGGTGGATCGAAGAGGAGCGGGTGACGAGCGGTGGGCGCGCGGTTAAAGCAAACTATCGGTTGCAAGCGGGGGAAAAGATCTGTTTGCACGTGCCTGCACCTGTGACACACACGATTGAGCCGGAGGCGGTTCCGCTCGACATTGTGTACGAAGACGACGATGTGCTCATCGTGAACAAGCCGCGCGGGATGGTCGTGCACCCGGCACCCGGGAATGTCGCCGGTACGTTAGTGAACGCGTTACTCGCACACTGTGACCACTTATCGGGGATAAACGGCGACCTGCGCCCGGGGATCGTCCACCGCATCGATAAAGATACGTCCGGATTACTAATGGTCGCAAAGACGGACGCGGCTCACGAATCGCTGGCGCAGCAGTTAGCGGCGCATACGGTGAAACGCGAATATATGGCGATCGTACACGGCAAAATCGGTCACGCGAAAGGGACGATTGATGCGCCGATCGGACGCCATCCGAAGAATAGGAAAGAAATGGCTGTTGTGCATAATAATGGTAAAAGGGCGGTGACCCATTTTAACGTTATCGAATACTTTCCTGACTTTACATTTGTCGTTTGCCGCTTAGAGACAGGGCGGACGCACCAAATTCGCGTTCATATGGCGTACATCGGTCACCCGCTCCTCGGCGATCCGAAATACGGGTCGCGCAAGCGCACGATTGTAGGCGACCGTATAAGTGGACAAGCACTGCACGCGGCGACGTTAGGTTTCGTTCACCCCCGGAGCGGCGAACAGCTACAGTTTCACGCTCCGGTGCCGCAAGATATGGAAGATACTTTGGCTAAACTTCGCGCAGCGTCGCGCGGTTGA
- the lspA gene encoding signal peptidase II, protein MFVYLLLALIVVGCDQLTKLVIVKAMNLYDTIPVIDGVFHITSHRNAGAAFGILQDARWFFIVVTVVVIIGILWYMTQIREQKGMLVSLALVLGGAIGNFIDRLLQGEVVDFLDFRMINFPIFNVADSAIVVGVIILLWFTLFSRQTQVTEKYRFEDE, encoded by the coding sequence TTGTTTGTTTATTTATTGTTGGCACTCATTGTTGTCGGGTGTGACCAGTTGACGAAGCTCGTTATTGTGAAAGCGATGAATTTGTACGACACGATTCCGGTGATCGACGGAGTATTCCACATTACGTCGCACCGTAACGCGGGGGCAGCGTTCGGCATTCTCCAAGATGCCCGTTGGTTTTTTATCGTCGTAACGGTCGTCGTCATCATCGGGATTTTGTGGTATATGACGCAAATAAGAGAACAAAAAGGGATGCTTGTTTCCTTAGCGCTCGTGTTGGGCGGGGCGATTGGAAACTTCATCGACCGTCTCTTGCAGGGGGAAGTCGTCGACTTTTTAGATTTTCGCATGATTAATTTCCCGATTTTTAACGTTGCTGATTCTGCAATCGTGGTCGGGGTAATAATTTTATTGTGGTTTACGCTTTTTTCGAGGCAAACGCAAGTTACGGAAAAATACCGTTTTGAGGATGAGTAA
- a CDS encoding TraR/DksA C4-type zinc finger protein encodes MNSEQLAQLRQQLTEERAAIETRLDQTVHYGLKTGMNDSVGELAGYDNHPADLGSEMFERGKDIALNELDEHRLEDVTAALKRMEDGTYGVCVTCGREISPARLQANPTAKFCVDHQLDDEQSFRRPIEEEVLTPTFGKYNYDGDDRETEFDAEDAWQAVEQYGTSNPPDFYREGRSYNELGNEPDERRGAVEDIENIAVADFIGEHNEDGSIELTRNDAYRRLQAEEEAERDEGEGERY; translated from the coding sequence GTGAATAGCGAACAACTTGCCCAGTTGCGACAACAATTAACGGAAGAGCGTGCGGCCATTGAAACGCGACTCGACCAGACCGTCCATTACGGGTTAAAGACGGGGATGAACGATTCGGTCGGGGAATTAGCTGGATACGACAACCACCCCGCAGACTTAGGTTCGGAAATGTTTGAACGAGGTAAAGACATCGCCTTGAACGAATTAGACGAACACCGCCTCGAAGATGTAACGGCGGCGCTTAAGCGCATGGAGGACGGAACGTACGGCGTCTGTGTAACGTGTGGGCGGGAGATTTCGCCTGCGCGGCTACAGGCCAACCCGACGGCCAAATTTTGCGTGGATCATCAACTCGACGATGAACAGTCGTTCCGGCGGCCGATCGAGGAAGAAGTGTTAACACCAACCTTTGGCAAGTACAATTATGACGGCGATGACCGTGAAACCGAGTTTGACGCAGAAGATGCGTGGCAAGCGGTCGAGCAGTACGGGACGTCGAACCCGCCTGACTTTTACCGCGAAGGCAGGAGTTACAACGAGTTAGGGAACGAGCCAGACGAGCGGCGCGGCGCAGTCGAAGATATTGAAAACATTGCTGTAGCCGATTTTATCGGTGAACACAACGAGGACGGCTCGATTGAATTGACGCGCAACGACGCGTATAGAAGGTTACAGGCAGAGGAGGAGGCGGAGCGGGACGAGGGTGAAGGCGAACGTTATTAA
- the ileS gene encoding isoleucine--tRNA ligase: protein MDYGKTVNLPKTKFPMRGNLPNKEPEMQKWWDDIDIYAQVQARQQGKPKFVLHDGPPYANGDIHIGHALNKIIKDMIVRFKTMQGYDAPYVPGWDTHGLPIEHAVVKKGKIDRKRVPVNEFRAKCAEYAQKYIDKQREQFKRLGVRGDWKNPYITLKPAFEAAQIRVFGDMAKKGFIYRGKKSVYWSPSSETALAEAEIEYYDKRSPSLYVKFPVADGNGVVPEANAFVLIWTTTPWTIPANLAVALKEDFTYALVKVGEEYLLLAEALVDDVMKEADIASYDIVKTWKGSELDGVVCRHPFYDRMSPLVFGDHVTLDAGTGCVHTAPGHGEEDFELGIKYDLGVLCPVDERGVFTEEAPGFTGLFYDKANKVVTEKLDEGGHLFKLSFITHQYPHDWRSKQPVIYRATEQWFASIDGFREEMLEQIKAVKWHPKWGEVRLHNMVADRGDWCISRQRVWGVPLPIFYCKKCGHELITDETIDQIANLFAAEGSDAWYDKTEAELLPHGATCTACGHDEFRKETDTMDVWFDSGSSHVAVLRQREELKWPADMYLEGSDQYRGWFNSSLSTAVAAFGQAPYEQVLSHGFTLDGEGRKMSKSLGNTVAPQDITKQLGADILRLWVSSVDYTADVRISDSILKQIAEVYRKIRNTMRFLLGNLADFDPKRDGVAHGEMEELERYVLSKLQQLVKRVNAAYDGYEFHAVYHHVHNFCAVFLSQFYFDIRKDRLYTEYSEAKSRRATQTVLYELLNALVRLIAPILAHTADEVWRYVPGADVVSVQLTDMPQPDEQLTDAALEQKWDRLTAVRDDVLKALEEARKAKLIGNSLGAAVELFPEVETYELLKGVDRLDQFLIVSAVTLHEPGANPSAEALAYDGLHVKVAQAEGEKCERCWVISPEVGKDDAYLDLCHRCATTVRNHYADVVAGEDA from the coding sequence ATGGATTACGGAAAGACGGTCAACTTACCGAAGACAAAATTTCCGATGCGCGGCAATTTGCCGAACAAAGAACCGGAGATGCAAAAATGGTGGGACGACATCGACATTTATGCCCAAGTGCAAGCGAGGCAACAAGGGAAGCCGAAATTCGTGTTGCACGACGGCCCGCCTTATGCTAACGGCGACATTCACATCGGGCACGCGCTCAACAAAATTATAAAAGATATGATCGTCCGCTTTAAGACGATGCAAGGGTATGACGCACCGTACGTGCCAGGCTGGGACACGCACGGGTTACCGATTGAACACGCCGTCGTCAAAAAAGGAAAGATCGACCGCAAGCGCGTACCGGTCAATGAGTTTCGTGCCAAGTGTGCCGAGTATGCTCAAAAGTATATCGATAAACAGCGGGAACAGTTTAAACGGCTCGGCGTCCGCGGCGACTGGAAAAATCCGTACATTACGCTAAAGCCAGCGTTTGAGGCGGCGCAAATTCGCGTTTTTGGCGATATGGCCAAAAAAGGATTCATTTACCGCGGCAAAAAATCGGTCTACTGGTCGCCGTCGTCGGAAACGGCGTTAGCAGAGGCGGAGATTGAATATTACGATAAACGGTCGCCGTCGCTTTACGTCAAGTTTCCCGTCGCGGACGGCAACGGGGTTGTTCCGGAAGCGAATGCGTTCGTCCTCATTTGGACGACGACGCCCTGGACGATTCCGGCTAACTTAGCGGTTGCGCTCAAAGAAGACTTCACTTACGCCCTCGTGAAGGTCGGGGAGGAGTATCTCCTACTCGCGGAAGCGCTCGTCGACGACGTGATGAAGGAAGCGGACATCGCTTCGTATGACATCGTGAAGACGTGGAAAGGGAGCGAGCTCGACGGAGTCGTCTGCCGCCACCCGTTTTACGACCGGATGAGCCCGCTCGTCTTCGGTGACCACGTGACGTTAGATGCCGGTACTGGCTGCGTGCACACAGCGCCAGGCCACGGGGAAGAAGACTTTGAACTTGGCATTAAATACGACCTCGGCGTGTTGTGCCCAGTGGATGAACGCGGCGTCTTTACAGAGGAAGCCCCCGGGTTTACAGGCTTGTTTTACGATAAAGCGAACAAAGTCGTGACGGAAAAGCTGGACGAAGGCGGTCACCTATTCAAACTGTCATTCATTACACATCAATATCCGCATGACTGGCGGAGTAAGCAGCCCGTCATTTACCGGGCGACGGAACAGTGGTTTGCGTCGATCGACGGTTTTCGCGAGGAGATGTTGGAACAAATTAAGGCGGTCAAGTGGCACCCAAAATGGGGAGAAGTGCGCCTGCACAACATGGTTGCCGACCGCGGCGACTGGTGTATTTCGCGGCAACGGGTGTGGGGTGTGCCGCTACCAATTTTTTACTGTAAAAAGTGTGGGCACGAGTTAATTACAGATGAGACGATCGATCAAATTGCGAACCTGTTTGCGGCAGAAGGATCTGACGCGTGGTATGACAAAACGGAAGCTGAACTGTTGCCACACGGGGCGACGTGTACCGCCTGCGGGCACGATGAATTCCGCAAAGAGACGGATACGATGGACGTCTGGTTCGATTCGGGATCGAGTCACGTGGCTGTGCTGCGGCAGCGCGAGGAGCTGAAGTGGCCGGCAGACATGTACTTGGAAGGTTCGGACCAGTATCGGGGCTGGTTTAATTCGTCGCTGTCGACGGCGGTCGCTGCGTTCGGGCAAGCGCCGTATGAACAAGTGCTCAGTCATGGGTTTACGCTCGACGGGGAAGGACGCAAGATGTCGAAGTCGCTCGGCAATACGGTTGCACCACAAGACATTACGAAGCAGCTCGGCGCCGACATTTTGCGCCTGTGGGTGTCGTCCGTCGACTATACGGCCGACGTGCGCATTTCTGACAGCATCTTGAAACAAATTGCCGAAGTGTACCGCAAAATCCGCAATACAATGCGTTTCTTGCTCGGTAACTTGGCCGACTTTGATCCGAAACGGGATGGCGTGGCGCACGGTGAGATGGAAGAGTTGGAACGATACGTCCTCTCCAAGTTGCAGCAGCTCGTGAAACGAGTGAACGCAGCGTACGACGGTTACGAGTTTCACGCCGTTTACCATCACGTGCACAACTTTTGTGCCGTGTTCTTGTCTCAGTTTTACTTCGACATTCGCAAGGACCGCCTGTATACGGAGTACAGCGAGGCGAAAAGTCGTCGCGCGACGCAGACGGTGTTGTACGAGCTGCTAAATGCCCTCGTGCGCCTCATTGCGCCAATCCTCGCGCATACGGCTGACGAAGTGTGGCGCTACGTCCCGGGTGCAGACGTCGTAAGCGTACAGTTAACAGACATGCCGCAGCCGGACGAGCAACTGACCGATGCCGCACTGGAACAAAAGTGGGATCGGTTGACAGCCGTGCGCGACGACGTGTTAAAAGCGTTAGAAGAAGCGCGCAAGGCAAAGCTGATCGGCAACTCCCTCGGCGCTGCGGTGGAGCTGTTCCCCGAGGTAGAGACGTACGAACTGCTTAAAGGGGTCGACCGCCTCGACCAATTTCTGATCGTTTCCGCAGTGACACTGCACGAACCGGGCGCCAATCCTTCCGCAGAAGCACTCGCTTACGACGGTTTGCACGTCAAAGTGGCGCAAGCTGAAGGCGAGAAGTGTGAACGTTGCTGGGTCATCTCACCTGAGGTAGGCAAAGACGACGCGTACCTCGACTTGTGCCACCGCTGTGCGACGACAGTGCGCAACCATTATGCCGACGTCGTTGCCGGAGAAGACGCATAG
- a CDS encoding DivIVA domain-containing protein: MSLTPMDINNKEFNRKLRGYSEEEVNEFLGQISKEYELLLKENKKLERENKDAKEKLSRFSNIEESLSKSILVAQETAEEVKSNARKESQLLVKEAEKNADRIINEALTKVRKVYMEMDDLKRRAAIYRSRLRSLVEAQLDMLEKSDWDALKEIEEEIEQVKEEVY, from the coding sequence GTGTCACTTACACCGATGGATATAAATAATAAGGAATTTAACCGCAAGCTCCGCGGGTACAGCGAAGAAGAGGTTAACGAGTTTTTAGGTCAGATTTCAAAAGAATACGAGCTTCTGCTCAAGGAAAATAAGAAACTTGAGCGGGAAAATAAAGATGCAAAGGAAAAGTTGAGCCGTTTCTCGAATATCGAAGAGAGCTTGAGTAAGTCGATTTTGGTTGCGCAAGAAACGGCGGAAGAAGTAAAAAGTAACGCGCGGAAAGAATCGCAGCTCCTCGTCAAGGAAGCGGAAAAAAATGCGGATCGCATCATTAACGAAGCGCTGACAAAAGTGCGTAAAGTGTATATGGAGATGGACGACTTAAAGCGCCGTGCTGCAATTTATCGTTCTCGATTGAGAAGTTTAGTCGAGGCACAGTTGGATATGTTGGAAAAAAGCGATTGGGACGCCTTAAAGGAAATCGAAGAAGAAATCGAACAGGTAAAAGAAGAAGTTTATTAG
- a CDS encoding YlmH family RNA-binding protein, whose amino-acid sequence MTHTHTDNAMQHFRADEQPFIERALDWIERATTYHQPVLTQFLNPRERYILQAFVPAGSEVVLGFDGGYDGAEYTRCLLVPSYWQPDESEMALSFLRVTGASKFQRLAHKDYLGALLHLGIKRDTIGDLLVTEGGCDLVTTREMGSFIELHLKHVHRVHVAVTAIGRSALRVPEHKWLEQSVTVASARLDSVLSAAFPLSRSKTVSLIRTGKCKLNWKVEENAAAPVEPGDMLSLRGYGRVLVASVDGTTKRGRLRLTLHKPH is encoded by the coding sequence ATGACGCACACACATACAGACAATGCCATGCAGCATTTTAGAGCCGATGAGCAGCCGTTCATTGAACGGGCACTCGACTGGATTGAACGCGCGACAACCTACCATCAACCCGTGTTGACACAGTTTTTAAACCCGCGCGAACGCTACATTTTACAGGCGTTCGTACCAGCCGGGAGCGAGGTCGTGCTAGGCTTCGACGGCGGGTACGACGGGGCCGAATACACGCGATGCCTCTTAGTGCCGAGCTACTGGCAACCGGATGAGAGTGAGATGGCGCTCAGTTTTTTGCGCGTTACGGGGGCGTCGAAGTTTCAGCGCCTTGCGCATAAAGATTACCTAGGGGCACTGCTCCACTTGGGGATTAAGCGGGACACAATCGGCGACTTGCTCGTGACGGAAGGCGGATGTGATCTCGTGACGACGCGCGAGATGGGGTCATTTATCGAGCTCCACTTAAAGCACGTGCACCGCGTGCACGTCGCCGTTACCGCTATCGGACGTTCGGCCCTCCGAGTGCCCGAACACAAGTGGCTGGAGCAGTCGGTAACCGTGGCGTCGGCGCGGTTGGACAGCGTGCTCAGTGCCGCATTTCCACTTTCCCGCAGCAAAACGGTGTCGCTGATCCGTACGGGTAAGTGTAAGCTCAATTGGAAAGTCGAAGAAAACGCAGCGGCACCTGTAGAGCCGGGGGACATGCTTTCGCTGCGCGGCTACGGTCGCGTGCTCGTCGCGAGCGTAGATGGGACGACGAAACGGGGTCGCTTGCGTTTAACGTTGCACAAGCCGCATTAA
- a CDS encoding YggT family protein, which translates to MELTWLFSFFAMAFRVYYFLIIAWVLMSWLGNVRETPVGLAIGRLVEPYLALFRFIPPIGGMIDISPIVALFALRFVESGFFTVLGWIVGAF; encoded by the coding sequence GTGGAATTAACTTGGCTGTTTAGTTTTTTCGCGATGGCGTTTCGCGTCTATTACTTTTTAATAATCGCGTGGGTGCTCATGTCGTGGCTCGGTAATGTGCGCGAAACACCGGTCGGCTTGGCGATTGGGCGACTCGTCGAACCGTATCTCGCGCTCTTTCGCTTCATACCCCCGATCGGAGGCATGATCGACATTTCGCCGATCGTCGCCCTGTTTGCCCTTCGATTTGTAGAGAGTGGCTTTTTCACTGTTCTAGGTTGGATCGTGGGCGCTTTCTAA
- a CDS encoding cell division protein SepF: protein MGVFNRLMGIFGLQEEEEVYEVREQDGEEKTPEKGRQSGSNVVSLHTKKNVRLVLVEPRSYDEVQEFADHLRNRRAIVVNLQRMPTEQATRVLDFLSGTIYAVNGNIQKIGSHIFLCTPDNVEVQGSISEVQDDADKNLR, encoded by the coding sequence ATGGGAGTTTTTAATCGTCTGATGGGTATATTTGGTTTGCAAGAAGAGGAGGAAGTGTACGAGGTGCGCGAGCAGGACGGGGAAGAAAAAACGCCGGAAAAAGGGCGACAATCCGGAAGTAACGTCGTTTCGTTACACACGAAAAAAAACGTCCGCCTCGTGCTCGTCGAACCGCGTTCATACGACGAAGTACAAGAGTTTGCCGATCACTTGCGCAATCGTCGGGCGATTGTCGTTAACTTGCAGCGTATGCCCACCGAGCAAGCGACGCGGGTGCTTGACTTTTTGAGCGGCACGATTTACGCAGTCAACGGTAACATTCAAAAGATAGGCTCGCATATCTTTTTGTGTACGCCAGATAATGTGGAAGTACAAGGCTCCATTTCGGAAGTGCAAGACGATGCAGACAAAAACTTGAGGTGA
- a CDS encoding YggS family pyridoxal phosphate-dependent enzyme yields the protein MNKETLEQNYRAVTANIQQACKRSGRSPDEVGVIAVTKYVGIETTEAVLDLGVGHIGESRAQEAVPKWEALGNRGTWHFIGHLQRNKVKDVVGRFTYIHSLDRFSLAQEISKRAAQKEVTVRALLQVNVAGEESKFGLSPDEVVEFSREVAALPHLTVAGLMTMAPHVPNSEEVRPIFRELRALRDKLDTYRGASEKQLELSMGMSNDYEVAVEEGATMVRVGSSLVGRER from the coding sequence GTGAACAAAGAAACACTGGAACAAAACTACCGCGCCGTGACAGCTAACATTCAGCAGGCGTGTAAGCGGAGCGGGCGGAGTCCCGATGAAGTAGGCGTGATCGCCGTCACCAAATATGTCGGCATCGAAACGACAGAAGCTGTTCTCGACCTCGGGGTGGGCCACATCGGCGAAAGTCGCGCACAAGAAGCAGTTCCGAAGTGGGAAGCGCTCGGGAATAGGGGCACGTGGCATTTTATCGGGCACTTACAGCGCAATAAAGTAAAAGACGTCGTCGGACGCTTTACATATATCCATTCGTTGGATCGCTTTTCGTTGGCGCAGGAAATAAGTAAGCGAGCCGCGCAAAAGGAAGTGACTGTGCGCGCACTCCTTCAAGTTAATGTCGCGGGCGAAGAGAGCAAATTCGGTCTGTCGCCGGATGAAGTGGTCGAATTTTCCCGTGAAGTGGCGGCGTTGCCGCACCTTACCGTCGCTGGGTTAATGACGATGGCGCCACATGTACCCAATAGTGAGGAGGTTCGCCCGATTTTTCGCGAGTTACGCGCGTTGCGCGATAAATTGGACACATATAGAGGTGCATCGGAAAAACAGTTGGAGTTGTCGATGGGCATGTCTAACGATTACGAGGTCGCGGTCGAAGAAGGCGCGACGATGGTGCGCGTAGGTTCTTCGTTAGTCGGCCGGGAACGATAA
- the pgeF gene encoding peptidoglycan editing factor PgeF, which translates to MEPFVYEKRACVPMLTIPLLDRQAPGTIAGISVRGSGERQTAGTSCEQVLADASCYHYSLHLKTDDPEDVVPNREQLVHALKFTPEAWTCADQVHGKRIARVSLAERGAGFRAHDTAIAATDGLITEETDVLLTAFFADCVPLFYWDAASGAIGIAHAGWRGTVAGIAGEMVAHMQVAFHSDPANVHVAIGPSIGACCYEVDDRVATALRKQLANVPEPDVCQAVIQQAEAHDERRYMVDLKQANAAILRRAGVAAAHIHVSRYCTCCDEQLFFSHRRDGERAGRMAAWIGRRKDEH; encoded by the coding sequence GTGGAACCGTTCGTTTATGAAAAACGCGCTTGTGTACCGATGCTGACGATTCCTTTGTTGGACAGGCAGGCTCCCGGCACGATTGCTGGGATCAGCGTGCGCGGTAGCGGCGAGCGACAGACAGCGGGTACATCTTGTGAGCAGGTACTTGCGGACGCATCTTGCTATCATTACAGTTTACACTTAAAAACCGACGACCCAGAGGACGTCGTCCCCAATCGGGAGCAACTTGTGCACGCCCTTAAGTTTACGCCGGAGGCGTGGACGTGTGCCGACCAAGTGCACGGAAAACGCATCGCGCGTGTGAGTCTTGCGGAACGCGGCGCGGGATTTCGCGCACACGATACAGCGATTGCCGCAACAGACGGGCTCATCACGGAGGAAACAGATGTGTTGCTGACCGCTTTTTTTGCCGACTGTGTGCCCCTGTTTTATTGGGACGCCGCAAGCGGCGCGATCGGCATCGCCCACGCTGGGTGGCGGGGAACGGTCGCCGGTATTGCCGGGGAAATGGTTGCCCACATGCAGGTCGCCTTTCACTCGGATCCGGCCAATGTACACGTTGCGATCGGACCGTCGATCGGTGCGTGTTGCTACGAGGTTGACGACCGCGTCGCCACAGCGCTTCGCAAACAGTTGGCGAACGTGCCAGAGCCAGATGTGTGCCAGGCAGTGATCCAGCAGGCGGAGGCGCATGATGAAAGACGTTATATGGTAGATTTAAAGCAGGCCAACGCGGCGATTTTAAGACGGGCCGGGGTTGCCGCGGCACACATTCACGTCTCGCGTTACTGTACGTGTTGCGACGAGCAGTTGTTTTTTTCCCATCGCCGCGACGGTGAACGGGCTGGCCGCATGGCCGCTTGGATCGGGAGACGAAAGGATGAGCATTAA
- a CDS encoding YlmC/YmxH family sporulation protein, which translates to MYCKRQAEWGIKVVKISDLQTKDVVNITDGKRLGQVNDLELNLALGRVEAIVVPVTAKVLSFFGSDEEYVIPWRNIVKIGSDVILVRLDTVSETADDYYDRDVEKSIYRPPLTPQKK; encoded by the coding sequence ATGTACTGTAAGAGACAGGCGGAATGGGGGATTAAAGTGGTTAAAATCTCCGATTTACAGACGAAGGACGTCGTTAACATTACGGACGGTAAACGGTTGGGGCAAGTGAACGACTTGGAGCTAAATCTTGCCCTCGGGCGCGTAGAAGCGATCGTCGTTCCCGTGACAGCGAAAGTGCTCAGCTTTTTTGGCTCCGACGAGGAATACGTGATCCCGTGGCGAAATATCGTCAAAATCGGTTCCGATGTGATCCTCGTTCGCTTAGATACTGTCTCCGAGACAGCCGACGATTATTACGACCGCGACGTGGAGAAAAGCATTTATCGACCACCGCTTACCCCTCAAAAAAAATGA